The Arctopsyche grandis isolate Sample6627 chromosome 10, ASM5162203v2, whole genome shotgun sequence genome window below encodes:
- the LOC143917746 gene encoding uncharacterized protein LOC143917746, whose product MSYNRILISDDIRNQKLAKARAPRKKNMCERLDGRGKRFFILFLDTSSIHGLNHFTKIERHPIEIVLWIGVVVLALWGAVYLSMITWDRYQESPTVVSMDRDMFSWNTTFPCVTVCPHTKLDERKLSNYIKTAKSKDETALENFIRNLAKATYGSFDSVPEYSSIESKNYMQLLLNLSMKFNPTLTIGASGGNLYLEPTITELGLCYAINSKIAIYNSPRYRADNRWDLVEGNETFYVHPLDGEIFAQIINLSTGYDVFLHGPLETPDIATQHQVSENELYMKVYVTALSIYTSPDAAQLSVLQRKCRFVHESNLVHSPVYSYNLCRLDCRISLCIKLCGCVPHFYRTIGKEKVCDVAGLHCLSQYKDVLFSLYDMKKKKKICECLPNCDDVNYILQSMSLQHWFLGTNFQWGIVTYPKLRLRRDIIFGFTDVLVSVGGMAGLFLGCSVLSFIEIIYFYTLRLFWYLAFNFIQNHTSWLLCSFYLTKSKNIPTNNQNLIKEKAARKKSLCERLDGKAKRFFISFLDTSSIHGLNHFTKVERHPIEIALWIGTVVLALWGAIYLSMITWERYQESPTVVSMDRDMFSWNTTFPCVTVCPHTKVDERKLAEYIVISKPSDEIALEVFVRNLAKATYGNFASVPEYPMIDSKYYMSILVNLSMNFNPALTIGASGGALFLEPTITELGLCYSVNSKIAIYNSPQYRADNRWDIIQGNETFYVHPLDGEIFAQIINLSTGYDVFLHGPLESPDIASQHQVSENELYMKLYVTALGIYTSPEATRLSVLQRKCRFVHESNLKHSPVYSYNLCRIDCRIALCIKLCGCIPHFYRNIGNEKICDVPGLHCLSEHNDILFSLYDEDTDKKVCECLPNCDDVNYIIQSMSLQHWFLGTNLQWGIVTYPKLRFRRDIIFGFTDLLVSIGGMAGLFLGCSVLSFIEIIYFSTFRLFWYYFRYNANERKKSSKTVQFSNY is encoded by the exons atgtcgTACAACCGTATATTAATATCTGATGATATTCGCAATCAGAAACTCGCAAAGGCGAGAGCACcgcgaaaaaaaaacatgtgcgAAAGATTGGACGGCAGAGGAAAAcgatttttcattttgtttctcGACACCAGCTCCATACACGGACTAAATCATTTCACAAAAATCGAAAGACATCCaattgaaat TGTTTTGTGGATCGGAGTCGTCGTATTAGCACTTTGGGGTGCCGTATATCTCAGTATGATAACTTGGGATCGATACCAAGAATCACCAACCGTTGTATCTATGGATAGAGATATGTTCTCTTGGAACACGACGTTTCCTTGTGTAACAGTTTGTCCTCATACTAAATTGGACGAAAGAAAACTTTCCAATTATATTAA gacaGCAAAATCTAAAGATGAAACTGCTTTGGAAAACTTCATTCGAAATTTAGCCAAAGCAACCTATGGGAGTTTTGATTCTGTTCCTGAATATTCATCTATAGAGAGCAAAAACTACATGCAGCTACTATTGAACCtttcaatgaaatttaatcCAA cattgACAATTGGGGCATCTGGTGGAAATCTCTATTTAGAGCCAACGATAACAGAACTCGGATTGTGCTATGCTATTAATTCCAAAATAGCCATCTACAATTCTCCACG ATATAGAGCAGATAATAGATGGGATTTAGTCGAAGGCAATGAAACATTTTACGTTCATCCGTTAGATGGCGAAATATTTGCACAGATTATAAATCTTTCAACCGGTTATGAT GTATTCTTACATGGACCATTAGAGACACCAGACATAGCCACTCAGCATCAGGTCTCCGAAAATGAATTATATATGAAAGTTTATGTCACAGCTCTCAGTATTTATACATCACCGGATGCAGCTCA acTGAGCGTATTGCAGCGAAAATGCCGTTTTGTACATGAGTCAAATTTGGTCCACAGTCCGGTATATAGTTATAATCTTTGTAGGCTCGACTGTCGTATTTCACTCTGTATAAAATTGTGTGGATGTGTTCCGCATTTTTATAGAACTAtag GTAAAGAAAAGGTTTGTGATGTGGCAGGCTTACATTGTTTATCTCAATACAAAG ATGTTTTATTCAGTCTGTATgatatgaaaaagaaaaaaaaaatctgcgaatgcttaccaaattgtGATGAtgtcaattatattttacaatcaatg TCTTTACAACATTGGTTTTTGGGAACAAACTTCCAATGGGGAATTGTAACATATCCAAAACTAAGGCTTCGCCGAGATATTATTTTTGGATTCACAGACGTTTTAG tgtCCGTCGGTGGAATGGCTGGCTTATTTCTAGGATGCAGTGTTTTAAGCTTTATagaaatcatatatttttacacactGAGGCTATTTTGGTACCTT GcttttaatttcatacaaaaccaCACTAGCTGGCTATTGTGTTCTTTTTATTTGA caaaatctaaaaatattccaacTAATAACCAAAATCTAATAAAAGAAAAAGCAGCACGAAAAAAATCCTTGTGTGAAAGATTGGATGGGAAAGCGAAACGTTTCTTCATTTCGTTTTTAGATACAAGTTCAATACACGGGTTGAACCACTTCACCAAAGTTGAAAGACATCCTattgaaat TGCATTATGGATCGGAACTGTCGTATTGGCACTTTGGGGTGCCATATATCTGAGCATGATAACTTGGGAACGATACCAAGAATCACCAACCGTTGTATCCATGGACAGGGATATGTTTTCTTGGAATACGACGTTCCCCTGTGTTACAGTTTGTCCACATACTAAAGTGGACGAAAGAAAACTAGCAGAGTATATTGT AATCTCAAAACCTTCTGATGAAATAGCACTCGAAGTGTTCGTTCGCAATCTAGCAAAGGCAACTTATGGAAATTTTGCATCAGTTCCTGAATATCCTATGATAGACAGCAAATATTACATGTCAATACTTGTGAATCTTTCGATGAACTTCAATCCAG CATTAACAATTGGAGCATCTGGAGGAGCTCTTTTCTTAGAACCGACAATAACCGAGCTTGGCTTATGTTATTCGGTCAATTCCAAAATTGCAATATACAACTCTCCACA ATATAGAGCAGATAATAGATGGGATATTATTCAAGGCAATGAAACCTTTTATGTACATCCACTAGATGGAGAAATATTTGCACAAATCATCAACCTGTCCACTGGATATGAT GTATTTCTGCATGGTCCGTTAGAATCTCCGGATATAGCAAGTCAGCATCAagtttctgaaaatgaattgtATATGAAACTTTATGTCACAGCTCTTGGTATTTATACATCACCAGAGGCAACtag ATTGAGTGTACTTCAAAGAAAGTGTCGTTTTGTACACGAATCCAATTTAAAACACAGTCCCGTGTACAGCTACAATCTTTGTAGAATAGATTGTCGTATTGCCTTGTGTATAAAATTGTGTGGATGTATTCCCCAtttttatagaaatatag GTAATGAGAAAATTTGTGATGTACCTGGTTTGCACTGTTTGTCAGAACATAACG atattttatttaGCCTGTACGATGAAGATACAGATAAAAAAGTGTGCGAATGCTTGCCGAATTGTGATgatgtaaattatattatacaatccatg TCTTTACAACATTGGTTTTTGGGGACAAATCTTCAGTGGGGTATAGTGACTTACCCAAAGCTAAGATTCAGGAGAGACATTATTTTTGGATTTACGGATTTACTTG TATCCATCGGAGGTATGGCTGGCCTGTTTTTGGGATGCAGCGTATTGAGCTTTAtcgaaatcatatatttttctaCGTTCAGACTATTCTGGTACTATTTTCGGTATAATGCAAATGAACGGAAGAAATCATCTAAAACAGTTCAATTTTCTAATTATTAg
- the LOC143918113 gene encoding synaptic vesicular amine transporter-like, protein MNMSYSVLLTWNSIRDTKYAIVIIIYLAFFLDNMLLTVVVPIIPDFLHTTSLKLIPKSAFHDNIENLWSVNTETPLHLDQTTFQYQSKNISKERTQSLDEQQLKIDNEEIERENGPVGVLLSSKALVQLFLNPLVGIWTTRVGYKVPIFFGTVNLLIASLLFAYGESYMAMLTARSVQGVCSSFIGVSGMCLAAETFRDEAARSRMMGILMGGGALGVLAGYPFGGFLYEFAGKSAPFLIIAAMAFLTLDGAKGSETSLEETLTIGHQSTVWWPLLNDNVIMIATGAIFISTSAMAILEPCLPIWLMTHLKPEKWQLGTVFIPDSLGYLIGTNFFGVIACRVGPWRVSVTALLIVGISAFVIPSATSLGELLLPHFGLGLGIGALDAALVPQLAALVDKRHAARYGAVFSLQQTAVSLAYSIAPLAGGALARAIGFSWTMRGLGILNALYSPLLAGLAWKLNSEIQSSRLIDSQSSDCENLNQAISMATYGTAFE, encoded by the exons ATGAACATGTCCTACAGCGTTCTGCTAACATGGAACTCGATCAGGGACACCAAATACGCCATTGTGATCATCATTTACCTGGCCTTTTTCCTGGACAATATGTTGCTCACTGTTGTCG TACCGATCATACCGGACTTTTTACACACGACATCTCTGAAACTCATTCCAAAATCGGCATTCCACGACAACATTGAAAATCTCTGGTCCGTCAACACAGAGACACCACTTCATCTAGACCAGACGACCTTTCAGTATCAATCCAAAAACATATCGAAGGAAAGAACCCAGTCTCTGGACGAGCAACAGTTGAAAATCGATAACGAAGAAATAGAACGTGAAAACGGACCAGTGGGAGTTCTTCTGTCTTCGAAAGCTTTAGTCCAATTATTCCTGAATCCACTCGTCGGCATCTGGACAACCAGAGTTGGTTATAAAGTTCCTATATTCTTCGGCACCGTCAATCTCTTGATTGCATCACTTT tgttCGCTTATGGTGAATCTTATATGGCGATGTTGACTGCTAGATCCGTGCAAGGTGTTTGTTCTTCTTTCATCGGTGTTTCCGGTATGTGTTTGGCTGCTGAAACTTTTCGAGATGAAGCAGCTCGTTCTAGGATGATGGGTATCCTCATGGGAGGTGGAGCTCTGGGTGTTCTTGCTGGATACCCTTTTGGTGGATTCCTGTATGAATTTGCTGGAAAAAGTGCACCGTTTTTAATTATTGCAGCCATGGCCTTCTTGACGCTGG atggcgctaaaggCTCAGAGActtccctagaggaaacattg ACAATAGGCCATCAATCTACCGTGTGGTGGCCCCTTTTAAACGACAACGTTATTATGATTGCTACCGGCGCAATATTTATCTCGACTTCTGCCATGGCAATCTTGGAACCATGCTTGCCGATATGGCTCATGACGCATTTGAAACCAGAG AAATGGCAATTGGGAACGGTATTTATACCGGACAGCTTGGGTTACTTGATCGGAACTAATTTCTTCGGGGTAATTGCTTGTCGGGTCGGACCATGGAGAGTTTCAGTTACAGCTTTGCTCATCGTCGGAATATCAGCATTTGtg ATTCCCAGTGCGACTTCGTTAGGAGAACTATTACTACCACATTTTGGTCTTGGATTGGGAATAGGAGCTTTGGATGCAGCATTAGTACCTCAGCTTGCTGCATTGGTTGACAAACGACATGCAGCTAGATACGGTGCTGTATTTTCTCTTCAACAAACTGCCGTCAGCTTAGCATACTCTATCG CACCACTGGCTGGAGGAGCTTTAGCTAGAGCAATAGGATTTTCATGGACAATGCGAGGATTAGGTATACTGAATGCACTCTATAGTCCTCTTTTGGCCGGATTAGCATGGAAACTCAATTCTGAAATTCAG aGTTCAAGATTGATTGATTCGCAGAGCAGCGATTGTGAAAATCTCAACCAGGCGATTAGTATGGCGACCTACGGCACTGCATTTGAATGA